CTGCATGGGGGTCAGAGCTGCCAGCTCAGCTAGCCTCTGCTCTTTTTCTTTCTGATGCTGAATTCGGCTACGACGACGCCAGTGCGTCATCTTATTATGATCCCGTTCCTTCATGCTGAGGCGCCCCATTTCATGCACCCAGTCCGGCCTGAGGCGCCGCATTAACTCCCCTTCCATTGCATCAACACAAGCCACAACCTCAGGGATTGTCCGTACGCGGTCGTAATCTTCATCATCTAGCAGCTCGACATAACGGATTGTTCGGACTAGGTCATACCCTGTCATATTCCGAATAAAGTCTTTATCCTTTCGATCGCAACGCCGTGGGCGGATCTGACGCCGCCATAGATTAACGATGTGCTCAATATGCCGCCGGTTCCGGTAGGCCTTCGGAACCCGGTGCACGCCGAACTCCAGCGAGCACACATAGCCTTGTCGTCCGGCATTGAGCAGTGCCCTTCGCTGGCGGTGCTCGTGATCGGCCAACTTGACCGTGGGCAACACCGCCCGACCGGTCAACAGCGCGTCAAGGGGCTGGGTATCTGGCATCACCGCCACCTCGGGCCGCTGGTCATCCCGACACCACCCGCCAGCGCTCGGCAGAGGTAAGCCGTGGCGTCTAAAGCGTGATCCGGCCCGGTGCAGTCGCCCTGGCGTGTGGGATGCGGCGAAACAGCCAGCAGGCTTGTCCAGTAGTACCGGCATCCCGTCGCGGCATACAGACCTGGAGCACCGCTGTTGCAACGATGGAACCGCTCGGCAATGAGGTTAAAACCGCTCACCCGATCACCCTTGGGGCTTGGCGTCATCACCAGTCCCGCCCGCCCCAGCTCCTCGCCAATCGACCCCTGAGAGGAACCGGTCTGGGCAAAGGCCGCCGCATCGAGCACCCTGTTACGCAGCGGAATCAAGGCCATCAGAACGCCCCAGCGCCGCACCATCGCCCCGACCATCACCGCCACCTCCCGCGTTGTCGCCAGACCGGTGGAACGTTCCGGGTCCAGCTCACCACTCGGCAGTGTCATGGCCGTATGCACCTCATCAAGCAGCACCAGCGAGTCCGGTGCAATGCGAACGCCGTCGATCACCAGCGTCTGAGGAACAAGCCAGAACAGCCCGCACCATGTCGGTACGGTGCCGCCCCAATCCATCGCAAGGAAGACCTCAGCGCCTGGAAGGGGACGCGGAAGCTGCCCATTCCATAGGTGAGCACCGGAGCCGCCTGGCGTTGGGTCCGGTAGGCGGGCAGGAGCTAGGTCGATCCCGGAGAACAACCCGCCGCCACTGGCGTCCCAGGAGCCCTCGATCTGTTGAGCCTCAAGGTGTGGTCGGCCGTAGGCGTCGGCCTTGAGGAGGCGGATGTAGGCCTCGCGCTGGTCCCTGGTAAGCGAGGTGTTGTCGAAGATGCTGGAGTGGGCAATGATCCAGCGCTGACCGCTCCAATCGGGTGAGGTGACGGGCGTGAGGTCACCCCTTACCCTCACCCTCACTAGTGGAGCCCATGCGGCTGAGTAGCGGTCGCCGGGGTTCAGCGTGACCACCAGTTGAGGATGAACGCCTGGCGCCGTGGTCCTCAGGTTTGTGGTAACCCGCCGGACGAGCTTCTGGTCCACAAGGCCGCAGTCATCGACAAGCAAAAACGAGTAATCACCACCCTGGAGCTTGTCCTGAGAGCGACTATCGCCTAACTGCTCAAAAGTGAGCGTGGCGCCATTCGGTAAGGTCCAACGCCGCTCGACCTTCTGAAACTTGGCCTTGCCTTTTGAGTACCAGCGGAGCAAGCCGTGGACCAGCGCCAGCAGCTTCTCCCCGCCTTTGAGTGACTCTCGGGCGATCACACCACGAAAGGCCGGACCATGGCTGTCCATGGCACGTAGGACGAGGATGGCAGCGAGGAGGCTTTTGCCTGAGTAGCGACCACCTGGCAAGGCAACCCAGCAATCGGGGGCAGCCTGTAGAGCTGTGGTGACCTTGACCTGCCACGAGAGGAGCTGAGGCGGACGCGTTGCCGTGGCTGCGGTCTTGGGCTGCGTGGCAGTGACCAACCGACTGCACTTCGCGTCTGCTGGCCGGATCCTAACCCACCTCCATAAATGTATGCGTTTGCCTGGCTCTCGCGGGGTTTAGCTATACCATAAAACCGCCTGTCCACAAAATGCGGGGGGAATGGGAGGCTCTTTCCCGGTACGATGTATGTGTCACCCCCGGCTTCGCCTCTGTTCCGCTATATTGATAGGGTCAGCATGAGAGGTTCTGCTGACTCCATTGCCCGTGGTGTCGGAACAACCTTCGGGGTCCAGTACGGCATCATCATCCCGACCGGGGAAAATGCTCTGCATTAAGCATGGCCGAATAAGGCGGGTAGGTGGCATAACCACAGATCGACAGTCCCCGATGGGTGCACATTCGGCGGGCTGACGACAGCAGTTGTGGGGAGCTGTAGGCAATGACGGAGACACTGGGGCGCCCCCACCTAACAACCACAAGGAATTAAGGAGCGGGACACCGAGCGGCAGTGATGCCGGTGTTCTGCATCATCACCACAACAGGTTTTGTCATGACGTTTTCATGATTAGCGGCATGGGCGCTTGTGGTGCTCGTGCTGCCTTTGGTGGTGGTCGCGTGGGCCACGGAGGCTGAGGGACAGCTATGCCGACGGCTGAGGCGTTACGGCTGGAGCCAGCAGAGGATCGCAGACCACATGGGGATCAGTCGGACGACTGTGAGGAGGCGACTTGCCGGGGCATAGAGGTCTCGACCGCCCAGGAGCACTTGTCGTTATGGAGTGGGTCCAAAGGCAACCCATATCCCAGTATTTACAGGCCACTTGTCGTAAGATATGGAAAGACAAGTCACCAGACCCACAGATGCCTAAGACCAACGGGAGCGGGCAGGCCGCCACCCTCACCAACGAACAGCTAGAGGCCCTTCTGGAAGCCGCTCCATCCCCTGAGCAGCGCTTCCTCTGGGCCGTCATGCGTTACACCGGCTCCCGCGTCACAGAGACGCTCCGGCTCACATGGGGCGCTATCCACAATGACCGAATTGCGTTCGTGGCCAGCACGACCAAAACCCGGACCACAAGGGAGCCGCGCATCGCACCACGCCTCCAGGGCGAGGTGGAGCGATACCGCAAGCATTGGGAGCAGCGTCATGGCCGCGCCTCGCGTCCCAGGGATCTGGTATTTCCCGGCAGATACGGGCTGGGAGAACCGATGACACGTCAGGCAGCAGACCTAGCCCTGAGGCAAACGACCGAGCGGCTGGGGCTTCCGCGTGGGATCAGCCTGCACAGCTTCCGAAGGTCCCTGGCAACGACCATGGTTCAGCGCGGAGCGAGCCTGAGAACAGTGCAGGAGTTCACCGGTCATGCACGGCTAGACCAGTTACAGCGTTACGTAGATGTGAGCCCGAGCGATATAGAGGCGGCATGGGCAGCTATTGGGGCGATGTAAGCAGCGCCGAGCAAATCAATCTAGACCAATAATCAGGGCACCCATTGCGAGGCTTTTTTATTGCCCATCCCTGGAATCGCCAGCATCAGAGGAGGGCAACTGGGCAGATTCTACGGGGGTAACATCAACCACCGAGGATTGTTGCACCTGAGCCGATCCCATAGCAGCAGGAATCCCACCACCCAACAGATCCGCAAGGTCATTAGAGCGGCAATCGTTGACCTCGACCTGGAGGTTTTGATCCAACACCCCTACGATTTCGGCAGAAGTTCGGACGGCACGGATAATCTGATTGGCGATTGGGGCGGCTCTGCCACCCTGACCACTACTAACCATTTGGTGCATGGTACGCGTAAGTCCACTAATAAGTGAATCTAATGTCCCTACATACTCGACTTTCTTCTCAGTTATGTAGCCTGAATCATAGACTTCCTCCATCTTCTCCCTGGCTACCTTCTTTAAGTCAGCCAGCACGGTGTTGTAAGTGATGCCCAAATGGATGGCTATTTCTCGCTTAGACTGCCCTTGGGTATAAAGCTCCCATGCTCTTGCCCGCCTTTCCCTAGGCGTTGGCTGCATTAAGTCCTTTTCGAGATCATGAACTCTGATATTTCGGACGTCCCGACCTCTGATAATGGTGCCACTTTGAGAATCTTTATTTAGGCTAGATCTGGCCATCGCTAATACTGATAATGAGCCCTATTGGCATGAGCGTCGTGAATTTAATAAGCAAAACTTATGTATTTTGCCCATGCCCCGATATCCTTCCGTTCCAGCTACATCAACTAACTCCCGATTAAACAACCCTTCGTAGGACCCACCTGGCTCCTCCAAACAATCAACAGGAACCAACAAAAAGGGCAGTATGGCCATTACTGCTCAGCGGTTCTCCCAATTTTACAGTGGTTCACCAGCCCCAGTGCCTGCAATTCCTCCAGGACCTAGAGGAGGGCTTGTCAGCAGCCTCCTAGGTGAATCCTTCTGGCGGCGGGGGTGGGGGTGGGGGTGGCGGCTCCAGACGTGGAGGAGGAGGTAATGTCACGTCTACAACCTCCACCGCCTCAATGTCTGAATACTCTTCAAGGAAGGCTTCCATCCGCTTTTTCCTATCTTCCTTTGCCTTCTCCAGCGCCTTCTCCTTCTGATACATATTCCATTTGTGGCTGTCGAGCATCTTTCCGCCGACCCACATTGCAAAGAATATCAGATATCCTACAAATAGTGGCGGAAAGATTAGCCCAGCTATTAATGCTACCAGAAATAAGACAACGCCTGGGCTACAACCCGAAGCCTGCGTTGCGTCACTCGCTTGGGTTGGTGCACTCCTACCGCCGCCACTCGGGATAGTGGACGTATAGGAGATCCCGGTTCCTGGGATGCCTGCCGTAACACGACCACGAGTGTTGTACGTAAGGCCTTTCCCGCCTATGGAGGCACTTACGCCTGATTTACTTAGATTTAGATATACCCCTTTCCCCAGTCTTACTCGCTTGCGAAATCTAAAGCCCATTTCCTTTGGGGGCCATTTTCAGTTCAACAGTAGTTATGCCGATACTTTTTGGCAACATCCTTTACCAAGAAATATGACAAGCAACAAGGTATTGACTGCGACATTTCAGTGAGGCTTTAGGTATTGGCTAATTCGCCTCCGCTGCCCGCCACCGCTCAGGGGGCCTGAGGCTTAGGAATTGATCGGTGGGTGAGGCGGCCCTGAGAGCGGCTGTGAGTGTTGCTGGCGTGGCTTGACCCCCTGGGATGCCTGCGAAGGCGCTGGAGCTGGCTGTGGGGCGATCTCAGACAGCAGGGATGCGACCTCTTCCGAGCTGAGGTCGAGGACGACGCCGGAAAAGGCATCAGCGAGGCGAGGGGAGTCCTTGTCGAGGTTGCGGTAGGCGGGGGCAGCGAAGGCGGCCTCTAAGGCGAGGCGGGCTTGGCGTAGCTGGTCTGGCGAGTGCGAGGCCATGGGCGGCAGGTCAGGGCCGAGCAAAGGGCGGCGCGGATTGCCTCAGGTTCGGGCAATGCCGTACTCGGGGAGGCGGTAGTGGGGCACGTTCTCGATGGTCTGAGCGCCGTCGGTGATCGTCCACGTCCTGAGCGGGTGGTTTGGGTTCGTGCGACCGACCACTCGCCATGGGCTAGGCGCACCATCTTCCTTGGCAGCAGCGCGGCCAGTGGGCGAGGACTCGGGCGTGCCGACCTCGGAAAGCTGGCGTGCCGACCCCGTGCCGACCGTTGGAACGGGCATATCAACTGCGGCGCAAGGGATTTCGGGGCGTTCCAACCTGTGCCGACCTAATCGCCCTAGTTGTGCGGGAGTACTGGGCTGTGCGTGGTGGTGTGCCGCCGTGTCCTCCACGCCCTTATTTTCTATTTCCTCCCCTTCTAAAGAAGGTTGGAACGGTTGGAACGGTGCATCAGACCCCGTGACGCCACTGGCTTCTTGGGCGTGCCAACCTCCGTCGGATCGGTCGGCACGGGTCGGCACGGGCGGCGAGGTCGGCACGGCGCCATCGTCTCCACCATCGACCCTCACGGGCATGTACCCGCTGCCAGGTGGAGCGACGAGCCCCGAGGGATTGCGGTAACGCCGCCTCTGCTGGACCCAGGCGTACCGGCCCTCATGGGTGCGGAACGTGGAGCCGGTGACGATACGGGTGGTTCGCATCTGAACGTCTCGGGTGATCCGTTCAAGCCCCAGGTCACTAAAGACCTGTTGGATCAGGACGGCTTGCGCGATGCCGTTCAGCTCGGGGTCAGGCACGCGTTCCAGCTCGGCGCGAATTGCCGTCTCCCATGGGTCGGAGATCATGGCTCCGGCCGCCCGCTCCTCTGCTTTCCTGCTGGCGGGGTCGGCAATCGGCAGCCAATTGTCGAGACCATCCTTAGACCACGAGGCGACCGACTTCCAGATCCGATCACGGTTGGCGGCAATCCATAGCGGGTCGGCTTGATGGACCACTGGCACGAGCCAAGCGCGACGGTTGCCGGTGTGGTCGTGGAGGACTTCGATTTCGTTGGTGGTGCCGAACAGGACCGAGCGGCGCGGATGATCAGTTGACTGCGTTTCCCACTTCTCCACGTAGTTGTCGAACCGCCTGGCCACAAAGCCCTTGAACTCGGCTGCTGACCGTGACCTGAGTACGCGGTCGATCTCCTCGATTTCCAGTAGCCAGACGGAGTTGACGGTGGTGAGGAACTCACGATCCTCCAGTGCCTTGATTTCGGTTCTGGCGGCGGCCATCCCATTTGGCGCCAGGGCGTGAATCGCCGTGCTCTTCCCTAGGCCTTGAGAACCCTGGAGGATCAGCACCTGATCGTGCTGGTGTCCTGGTTTGATGCCGCGCCGGTAGGCCCCAACGAGGTGGCGGGCCAGGAGTTCGTGGGAGAGGTGGTCGTCATCGGCGACGCCGAACCGCGAGGCAACCTCCGTCGGGGTGAGCGGCTCAAGGTCGGTCCGCGCTGCCAGGCCATCGAAGTACGCAGCGACGGGGTTGTAGGGGTTGCTTCGGGCGACGTACTGGAAAGCGCCTCTGACC
This sequence is a window from Cyanobium sp. PCC 7001. Protein-coding genes within it:
- a CDS encoding terminase large subunit domain-containing protein — encoded protein: MVTATQPKTAATATRPPQLLSWQVKVTTALQAAPDCWVALPGGRYSGKSLLAAILVLRAMDSHGPAFRGVIARESLKGGEKLLALVHGLLRWYSKGKAKFQKVERRWTLPNGATLTFEQLGDSRSQDKLQGGDYSFLLVDDCGLVDQKLVRRVTTNLRTTAPGVHPQLVVTLNPGDRYSAAWAPLVRVRVRGDLTPVTSPDWSGQRWIIAHSSIFDNTSLTRDQREAYIRLLKADAYGRPHLEAQQIEGSWDASGGGLFSGIDLAPARLPDPTPGGSGAHLWNGQLPRPLPGAEVFLAMDWGGTVPTWCGLFWLVPQTLVIDGVRIAPDSLVLLDEVHTAMTLPSGELDPERSTGLATTREVAVMVGAMVRRWGVLMALIPLRNRVLDAAAFAQTGSSQGSIGEELGRAGLVMTPSPKGDRVSGFNLIAERFHRCNSGAPGLYAATGCRYYWTSLLAVSPHPTRQGDCTGPDHALDATAYLCRALAGGVGMTSGPRWR
- a CDS encoding helix-turn-helix domain-containing protein gives rise to the protein MVAWATEAEGQLCRRLRRYGWSQQRIADHMGISRTTVRRRLAGA
- a CDS encoding tyrosine-type recombinase/integrase, which produces MPKTNGSGQAATLTNEQLEALLEAAPSPEQRFLWAVMRYTGSRVTETLRLTWGAIHNDRIAFVASTTKTRTTREPRIAPRLQGEVERYRKHWEQRHGRASRPRDLVFPGRYGLGEPMTRQAADLALRQTTERLGLPRGISLHSFRRSLATTMVQRGASLRTVQEFTGHARLDQLQRYVDVSPSDIEAAWAAIGAM
- a CDS encoding VapE domain-containing protein gives rise to the protein MTATATANNSPTIERPGGLARIERFRRDLLRLPTGLRLCRVDANKTPIGGIDASEFSPQEAAELDLMPPAWGLKSGPASGVVVLDLDAEGWRESFQAVTGHTVEDLPATLSWTSGKPGRSGRAFTVPPEWWPALRNRRPWSNDDGETLWELRWDRHQAVIIGTHPETGRYRWRPGGDPKDVGLAVAPDWLLEPLAVQELPDTEPITPTAEDTERAVQMLAHIDPAAHTSYGDWLRAGMALHDTDPDLLSVWVEWSRQMPNFDEAECLEKWSSLGKGHRGRSATIRTLHYLAKAGGYREPRRCKASSPRAGAAKTCAPTLQYGGASGTPTVQGVNRSNPSARRALQALIRAHYTVRWNELRREVEIDGNAMLSIELADQFLADQHGIEAPRDRVRGAFQYVARSNPYNPVAAYFDGLAARTDLEPLTPTEVASRFGVADDDHLSHELLARHLVGAYRRGIKPGHQHDQVLILQGSQGLGKSTAIHALAPNGMAAARTEIKALEDREFLTTVNSVWLLEIEEIDRVLRSRSAAEFKGFVARRFDNYVEKWETQSTDHPRRSVLFGTTNEIEVLHDHTGNRRAWLVPVVHQADPLWIAANRDRIWKSVASWSKDGLDNWLPIADPASRKAEERAAGAMISDPWETAIRAELERVPDPELNGIAQAVLIQQVFSDLGLERITRDVQMRTTRIVTGSTFRTHEGRYAWVQQRRRYRNPSGLVAPPGSGYMPVRVDGGDDGAVPTSPPVPTRADRSDGGWHAQEASGVTGSDAPFQPFQPSLEGEEIENKGVEDTAAHHHAQPSTPAQLGRLGRHRLERPEIPCAAVDMPVPTVGTGSARQLSEVGTPESSPTGRAAAKEDGAPSPWRVVGRTNPNHPLRTWTITDGAQTIENVPHYRLPEYGIART